A single Heterodontus francisci isolate sHetFra1 chromosome 32, sHetFra1.hap1, whole genome shotgun sequence DNA region contains:
- the LOC137347842 gene encoding zinc finger protein 3-like, which produces MEKPWKCGDCGKGFNYPSRLEVHRRSHTGEKPFTCTRCGKGFSRSSLLLRHQRIHTGERPFACSVCGKGFTQSSHLLRHQLVHSDERCFACSECEKSFKSKKDLLTHQCSHSGERPFICSEVGKGFTRSSHLLKHQRVNSDRCFLCSECEKSFKRKDDLMKHQRIHTGERPYTCSECGKGFTRSSHLLTHQRVHTGERPFTCSECRKGFTQLSHLAEHQLVHSEKRPFKCFDCEKSFKSRNDLMKHEHTHTGERPFTCFMCGKGFTQSSTLLTHHRVHTGERPFTCSVCGKGFTQSSHLLRHQRTHTEERPFTCSVCGKGFTISSNLLTHQRVHTGERPFTCSECGTGFTQSSHLLRHQRVHK; this is translated from the coding sequence atggagaaaccgtggaaatgtggggactgtggcaagggattcaattacccatctcgGCTGGAAgttcatcgacgcagtcacactggggagaagccgttcacctgcactaggtgtgggaagggattcagtcggtCATCACTCCTACTgagacaccagcgcattcacactggggagaggccgtttgcctgttctgtgtgtgggaagggattcactcagtcatctcatcttctgagacaccaacttgttcactctgATGAGAGATGTTTTGcatgttctgaatgtgagaagagctttaaaagcaaaaaGGATCTTCTGACACACCAATGCAGTCAcagtggggagaggccgttcatctgctctgaggttgggaagggattcactcggtcatcccacctgctgaaacaccaacgaGTTAATTCTGATAGATGTTTTTtatgttctgaatgtgagaagagctttaaacgcAAAGATGATCTGATGAAACACcaacgcattcacactggggagaggccgtacaCCTGCtccgaatgtgggaagggattcactcggtcatcccacctgctgacacaccaacgagttcacactggggagagaccgttcacctgttctgaGTGTaggaagggatttactcagttaTCCCACCTCGCTGAACACCAACTTGTTCATTCTGaaaagagaccttttaaatgttttgactgtgagaagagctttaaaagcagaaatgATCTGATGAAACATGaacacactcacactggggagaggccgttcacctgcttcatgtgtgggaagggattcactcagtcatccaccctgctgacacaccacagagttcacactggggagaggccgttcacctgctctgtgtgtgggaagggattcactcagtcatcccacctgctgagacaccagcgcactcacactgaggagaggccattcacctgctctgtgtgtgggaagggattcactatatCATCCAacttgctgacacaccagcgagttcacactggggagaggccgttcacctgctccgagtgtgggacgggattcactcagtcatcccatctgctgaggcaccagcgagttcacaagtga